The following DNA comes from Tunturibacter psychrotolerans.
TCATCCCGCAACGAAGGCTCTTGCAACGCCAGCAGCCCCATCCCCTCCACGGCCGAGCACCGCACCACGTTGCTCTCATCCTCGGCCAGCAACGACATCGTCCGCGCCGCCCGCAACCGCTGCGCACAGGTATTCGCCACCCGCGGCACCACCAATCCCAGATGCCATCGCGTCCGCGACTCCTCCACCGGCAGAGTCTCCAGCAATCCGGCAAGCTCATCAGCGTAGTGCTCCAGCAAGCTGCCATCCGCTTCAGTAATTCGCCGCGCCACATCCGCCGCCCGCTTCCTTACCTCAACATCCTCCCCAAACAACTCCCGCACCAGTGCTCGAGCCGCAACCTTAACCCCACCACTCTCCTCCGCGATCGCGCGCGCCAACGGCAAACTCCACTTCGCCCCTCTCAGTCGCCGCCGCAGAGACTCCATGCGGCGAAGTATAGCCAACCCCGCCGCGCATAAACAAAAAGGCCCCGGAAACCGGAGCCCTTGCATATTCGATTTTTGAATTTTACTCGCCGGAAACGGTTCCAGAATGAGCACTATGAACCCGCCGGACTGGCTTGCGAGGTGTGGCGCCGAATGCCCATTCACGCACGGGCCCTACGTCTACGTGGACGAACTGCGAGACAGGATAGTACCCCACCCCCCCGGCACGGAGCGAAAGGGCCGTATTCCGCAGCTGCGCCGTCGAAACTCCGGGGACTCGAAGGTCGATCGCATGACCTTCCATATGCTGACTATGTTCGGCGACTCCGGTCTTCACCGACGCATGCCGCAGCGCCTCGTTGGTCTCGGGAGTCCTGTACCCACAGACCACTTGGATGACACCGCTTGCCCGACCCAGCCGCGACATCAGAGCGTGCAGTACATCAAACTCTTTCGGTTCGTAGTGGACCACGTCCTGCGTGTAGTGATCACGCAAAAAATAATCAAGTTTCTCTAGCGCCTCGGGTACATAGGTATCGCCGATCCGGTAGACCACATCCAGGCTCTCGCCGGTGTGTAGATTCGTCATCCGCAGCTGATAGGGCTTTCCATCATCGGGCAGCTCACCTGAGGTAGTTCCTGAGGAAAGCTCGTCCGGCATCACTCCGGGCACGACCTCCTCGCCCGTGATCGCCAACGGATGCGAATTCGTCCGCGTCGAGGTTCGTAAGGAGTTACGAAGTCCGGCGTGCACTCTCGTCTTAGCGGCCTTAGCCCAGGAGGTCCCGCTGATTACTACCATCAGTGTGGCGGCCGCGACCGCTGCGACGCCCTTCGCGCGCAATCTCTGCATCAGTAATTCCCCCGGGTCCAAGTGTTTCGAATGCGAGCATCCAAATGCGGTTCGCGATTCGTCATTCCTTCTTCTAGTTTATAGAATCCATCTGAGATCACCGATATCGTTTCTGTAACTTTAGTGTCATATTCGGAACAGTTGCCAAACCAGGAATTTCCGTTCGGTTACGTTCGAGTAAATGAATTCCTATCAACACTTACCTCTTACCTTTTCGATATGCGGTCGTAAACCACTTTGGCCGACGCCACGTCTTCGATCGCAATTCCGACTGATTTGAACACCACAGGTCGATCTCTTCTATCCAACTGCTTTCCCTGTAATAGTTCTCCGATCTCAGCACTCACCTCGGCCTTTGCCAGCAGGATATCCCCGGGCTCACGCAGTGCTGCCTCTCGGGATTCAACCACTACCGCTCCGCGCATGGCCTCGTCATCGAGTTCCCGGCGATTCGGTGTCACGGCTCCTACGGCACAAACCATCGCGTCCTTCTTCAGCCATCGTCCAAACAGAACCGGCTCCGGCGAACTTGTCAGTGTCAGCACTACGTCAGCTGCTGACACTGCCTCTTCCGCCGTCGTCACTTGCGCTCCAACCTCCTCAGCGAACCTACTTGCGCTGCGCTCCGTACGGCTCCAAACCCGAATCTCCTCGAACTTCCGAACCCGCGACAGCGCCTGCACATGGGAGCGGGCTTGAACTCCGCTGCCTAGAATCCCCAGCACCTTCGCATTGACCGGCGCCAGCAGGTCAACAGCCACGGCCGATACCGCCGCTGTCCTCATCTCGGTAATGAGTCGCCCGTCCATGATGGCCAGCGGTTCGCCAGTATCCGCACGAAACAGCTGAATCACTGCCTGATGCGTATGCATACCTCTATCGGCGTTCGCGGGATAAAACGTGACCATCTTCGCACCCATGATGTCCCCATACACGGCCGGCATTACTGCAAACCACCCTGTGTGCGCGGCCACGGACATTACGGTTCGCAGCGGCTGAGCCGCTCGCCCGGCAGAAAAATCCATCAGTGCCTGTCGGATCGCGGGAATCAGATCGTCATAAGAGAGCACTGATCTCACCTGGGCTTCGTCGAAAAATTGCAACCGGTCGCCTGTCATAGTTCTTTATTATCTGCCGAGCCAAGCCAACCCTGGGTATGGCACCCTAGTAGACATGCAGCTCGACCCCATTCAGCTCCGCGTCCTCGGCTCGCTCATCGAAAAAGAGATTACAACGCCCGAGAACTATCCCCTCTCGCTCAACGCGCTGGTCAGCGCGTGCAATCAGCGGTCCAGTCGCGACCCTGTCCTTGAACTCAGCGAAGAGGAGGTGCGGCAGGCGCTTCACACGCTCGAAGACCTCGCCCTCACCAACCCGGTCCGCGACGCCCGCGTTCCCAAATACGAGCATCGCATCCGCACGGTCCTCAACCTCCGGCGCGATGAAACCGCAGTCCTGTGCCTCCTGATGCTGCGCGGTCCCCAGACTCCGGGAGAACTCCGCAGCCGGGCCGACCGCCTCTATACTTTTGACGACCTTGCCGCCGTCCAGTCCACTCTGGAACGCCTCTCCGCTCGCCCGTCAACGAGTGAGGGGACACCCGAGGCCACCGGACCGCTCGTAACGATCCTCCCTCGCCAACCCGGCTCACGGGAGGCCCGCTACGCCCATCTGCTTGGAGCCCCACCCGACCTCGCCGCTTACCCCGTAGAGCGACCGGAGGCACCCACGAGCTCGAGCCAGCGCCTGGCTCAATTGGAGACTGAAGTTACGACTCTGTCGGCCGCCCTTGAAACCCTGAAGTCGCGGATAGATGAGATCGAAGCGCGCCTTCAATCGCGAGCAGAAGCATCTGTGTCAATCAACGATTCCTCTGTAAGATGAAGCTTCATCCGTACCTTTGCCGCTATGTCTGACTCGATCGTCGCCAAAGCGCCTGTCACTCTCAACCGCCGCGCTCAGTTCCGGCGTGAGAGCGATGCCGAGAACGACAACCTCGCACGCCTTGTCGCACTGCTGCCAGAGGCCGTCCTCTGCTTCGACCGTAACTGGGTCATCACGTATGCCAATGCGGAAGCGGTCCGGATCAGCCGCATCGAGCCGTCCGATATCCACACCAAAACCCACTGGCAGCTCTTTCCCGAGACGGTCGGCACAGCTCTCGAACGCGTCTACCGCTCTGTCATGCAGATGCGCGAACCGCGGCACATCGAGCACTTTTACGCGCCCTTCGACCTTTGGATCGATGTGCACATACTGCCGACCGAAGAGGGCGTGGCGCTCTATTATCGCGACGTCACCGACCGCAAGCGCGCCGAGTCCCTTCGCGACTCTGCCGTGCACCAGCTACAGCAGATCTTCGATGCCTCCCCGGACTCCATTGTCTGCATCAATCGCAACTGGATCTGCACTTTCGCCAATCGCGCCGCGCTCGACATTCTCAAAACCGATACTCTCATTGGCGAGAATCTTTGGGAGCGGTTCCCCTCCAATCAGAAGGAGCCCTTTCGATCTCACTATCGCACCACCATGGAGCGGCGCATCGCCACCGAGTTCGAGGCCTACTATCCCGAACCGCTGGACATCTGGTTTCGAGTTTCCGCTCGCACCTTCGAAGATGGGATCATCATCTTCTCGAGCGATATCACCGACCGCAAAGGCGCTGAGTTGCTTCGCGACTCCGCCGCCCGACAGCTCCGCCAGGTTCTCGAGACCACTACCGACGCGGTCGTAAGCCTCAACCATGACTGGAAGCTCACGTATCTCAATCGCCGGGCCAGGGAGCTGCTCAGCCCGATGGGCGAGCTACTCGGAAAGAATCTCTGGGAGAAGTTTCCTGCCGCCGCTCAACGCAACAGCGAGTTCCATTATCACTACCATCGAGCGATGGACGAAGGCATCCCGGGAGAATTCGAGGCCTTCTACCCAGAGCCGTTCAATCTCTGGCTCGCGATTCAATGCCGTCCGTACGACGATGGCATTGTCCTCTTCTTCCGCGACATCACCGCCCGCCGTCAATCCGATCAGGTTCTCAAACGACAGCAGGATCTTCTCGCTTCGGTGCAGCAGACCGCTCGCGCTGCTACGTGGGACGTAGACTACGCAACCGGCAAAGCCATCTACGGGGCCGGCTCTTATCCCGTCTTCGGCCATCCTTTGGTCGACATCCCCGACGCTCGTGCATTTAAAAAAATTCTCCTTCCCGAATATCTCCCAACAATCGCGGCTGCCGTTCAAGCCGCCGTCGAAACTGGGCAAATGATCGTTGTGGAGTGTCAGGTGCAGGCCGCAGATGGTCGAATTCTCTGGATTGAGAACCGTGGCCAGATCATCTCCGTCGACGGAAAGCCTGCCAGCCTTCGAGGTCTCACGATCGACATTACCAATCGGAAGAAGAATGAAGAAGCCCTTGTGACCAGCGAAGCGCGTTATCGCGTCCTCGCCGATCTCAACCCGCAGGCCATCTGGATGGGCGCCCCTGACGGTAGCATCACCTACGCCAACCAAGGATTTCTCGACTACATCGGGCTCACCATCGAGACTCTAAACGAAAGCAATTGGCTCAGTGCCTTCCACCCTGAAGACCGGCAGCGAATCCTCGAAGCCTGGACGCATTCCGTCGCTACGGGAACCGAATATGACCTTGAGGTTCGCCTTATTCGTGCCAAAGACGGCGTCTCTCGCTGGTGGTGGCTCCGTGCGCAGGCCGTCCGCGATGACTCAGGAAAGATCCTCCACTGGCTGGGCGTCGCGATCGACATCGACGATCGCAAGACCTTCGCTGAAACCCTCCAGAAGCGACAGGAAGAGACGGAACGCCAGCGCGCCGAACTCGAGTCGATCTATCAGACTGCTCCCGTCGGCCTCGCTCTCTTCGATGCCGCTACACTCCGCTATCTCCGCGTCAACGATCGTCAGGTCGAAATCATCGGACTTCCCAGGGAGAAGATTCTCGGCCAGGTGATTACGGACATCGTCAAACTTCCGGGTCTCAAGGAGCTCCTCCAGACGGCCGCTTCAGGCCGGCCGGTTCGCAGCAACCTCTTGCACGGCGACCTGCCTGGTCGTCCCGGCGAACAACGCACCTTCAACGTCAGCTACTCACCGGTCTTTGCTGCGAACGGCTCGGTCGAGGCTATCGCGGCAGTCGTCCTCGAGGTCACCCATCAGAAGAAAGCCGAGGCTGCCCTCATCCAGAGCGAAAAGCTTGCAGCTGTCGGCAGGCTCGCCAGCTCCATCTCCCACGAGATCAATAACCCGCTGGAGGCTATCACCAACCTTCTCTACCTTATTGCCCTGTCGGAGGATCTTCCCGAGTCGACCCGGCAGTACCTCCAGACTGCACAAAGTGAGCTCTCCCGCGTCTGCCAGATCGCCACTCAGACCCTGCGCTTCCATCGCCAGGCCGTCCGCGCCACCCGTGTCAGCGCAGCCGATCTCGTCGATGCCGTCCTAAATCTCTATCAGGGTCGGCTCGCCAACTCGCATATCCAGGTCGACGCGAGGTATGCCACAAGCACGACCATCCTTTGCTTCGAAAACGACATTCGCCAGGTGCTCAACAATCTCATCGCCAACGCGATCGATGCCATGCGTCCTGGCGGCGGTCGCCTCATTGTTCGCGCCCATGACGCGACTGATTACTCCCCCGACTACCCGCAGCCCCGTCAGGGTATTCGCATAACCATCGCCGACACCGGCCACGGCATGTCTCCCACTGTAAAAGCACGTCTCTTCGAGCCCTTTTACACCACCAAAGACCTCAACGGCACTGGACTTGGCCTGTGGATCTCGGCAGGCATCGTCACTCGCCACCAAGGCAAGCTCAGCTACCGCAGCAGCGAACACCCCATCCACCACGGCACCATCTTCTCCCTCTTTCTTCCGTGGGCCGAGGTCGATGCCCCTGTTCCTGCCTAGCGACCTGTCGTTCACACGCCAATGGAAAGCGTACTCGCATTTGGCAGTTGGCCGTAGCTTGTTCAAACCTGAAAAAAGCAATTGTTCAGAGGCCGAAGTATCATGACCTTCGTAGCTCTTTCGGCACACTCGCAGAAACCGCGCACCACGACCGGAGAACACCTCATGAAGCAGACCGCAATCCGCACACTTGTCTTCTCTTTGCTTCTCACAGCGCCGGCGTTTGCACAGAACCCTCCTCAGAGCACCAGCCGAACAGGCACTACGCTGCTGGTCGACGTCGACCACCGCCCCGCCATCTCGCTTGACGGCGAATGGCACACCATCGTCGACCAGTATTCGACCGGCATCTACACCCTGCATCAAGAACTGCGCAAAGATGGCTTTTTCATGAATGCCCCCTTTGACCCGAATGGCAATCCGCAGGACTACAACTTCGCTAACGCCCCCACACTTCACGTTCCTGGCGATTGGAACACGCAACGCCCTGAACTTCTCTATTACGAAGGCCCTATCTGGTACGAGAAGGACTTTCAGTACATTGCCGCTCCGAACACTCGCACCTTCCTACACGTCGGCGCCGCCAACTATCGCACCGTCGTCTGGGTGAACACAAAAAAAGTCTGTGAGCATGAGGGCGGCTTTACCCCATTTGACTGTGATGTCACGGCGGCTCTCCACGACGGCAACAACTTTGTCGTCCTCTCGGTCGATAGCACTCGCATTGCGGATGGAGTCCCCACGCTCCAGACCGACTGGTGGAACTATGGCGGACTTACTCGCGATGTTTCACTCGTCACGGTCCCCTCTCAGTTTATCGATGCCTACGATCTCCATCTGAGCAGGACCGACCACTCCATCATCGAAGGGTATGTCCACGTCGAAGGCGCGTCTGCGGGCACGCCGGTCACTGTGACGATTCCTGAACTTCAGGCCAAAGTCGAATCCACGGTCGATGCGAACTCGCGTGCGGCTATCAACATCCCTGCGAAGTCTCTCAGCCTCTGGTCGCCGGAAAATCCGAAGCTCTATGCGGTTGAAATCTCTTCGGGTCCTGACAGAATCGAAGATAGTATCGGCTTCCGCACCATCGAAACCCGCGGCACCGAGATTCTACTGAACGGCCAGCCTGTTTTTCTTCGCGGAGTCTCCATTCACGCCGAAGCCCCCTACCGCACCGGCCGCGCTTACTCCGAAAAAGACGTCGAGACTCTTCTCGGCTGGGCGAAGGAACTAGGCTGCAACTACGTCCGCCTCGCGCATTATCCTCACGACGAGCGTATGACGCGCGCCGCCGATCGCCTCGGCCTCATGGTCTGGGCAGAGATTCCAGACTACTGGGCCCTGCAGTTCGACAACCCCGCGGTTCTCGCGAAGTCGAAACAGCAACTCGCGGAGATGATTCGCCGCGACCGCGACAAGGCTTCTATTATTTTGTGGTCGGTTGCTAACGAGACGCCAAACACCGAGGCTCGTACGAAATACCTCACGGCGATGGTCGATCTCGCACATCAGCTTGATCCCACTCGTCTCGTCACCGCCGCGCTTCTCGTCCGCACGGAAAAGACCGCAACTGGCTCAAACAAGATCGTCGACGATCCGCTTGGGAAAGCGCTTGATGTCATCGGTGTCAACGAGTACATCGGGTGGTATGAGCAACATGCGGAGGGGGCCGATACCACCACGTGGGAGATTCGTTACGACAAGCCTTTGATCATGAGCGAGTGGGGAGGCGATGCAAAAGCCGGTAATCACGCGCCTTCTGGCGATACTCATCCCGCGCTTTGGACCGAGGAGTATCAGGCCGAGATCTACCATCACCAGATTGCGATGCTTAATAAGATCCCTCAGCTTCGCGGCACCAGCCCCTGGATCCTGATGGACTTCCGATCTGCCCGCCGCGTCAATCCCGGGCTGCAGGACAACTTCAACCGCAAAGGTCTTATCTCGGAGCAGGGCGTCAAGAAACAGGCATTTTTTGTCCTGCAGAAGGCCTACAAAGACAAAACACTCGGTAAAGCCGACTAAGGAAATTGCTCTTGCGGTAAAAAATTAGAAGCCCCGGTCAAGCCGGGGTTTCGCAGTTTTGCGGGCGTTTTTGAAGGGTGTTTTGAAAAATCTGCCCTCGCAGCGGTGGTTTTTCGCTGGTGTAAACGTGGTGAAATGCGTGGTGAACGTGGAAGAAAAACAGTCTCTCCCTACGCAGCCTAAAATACGCCACCAATTTCAAATATTTTTTTCGCCGCTTCCCGACCGAGCACTCGCCGTCGATCGGATTCGCTTCGCCGCTCCTTCTAGAATCGGCATTCCGGCGAGCCCGGCACAGCTTCGGAGGTTTCCTCCAACGCGTGCCGGGCCGTTTAGAAGAGAGAACCCGAGGCAGAGAGACAGAGTGCAAGAAAAAGGTGGAGACCGAAGTCCCCACCTTTGAGTTAAGACTGTTTGAGTTAGAAGTTGAACTTGAGCTGGAACTCTGTGGTACGAGGTCCGCCCTGGTCGAAGGTACCGGAGTTGCGAGTGGTACGAGCCTGGTTCAACGTTGCCTGATCGCTCGGGCCGTTGAAGTAGCCTCCCGGGACGCCGCCTGCTGCATTGCCAACATTGATCAGTTGTCCTGTTGCGTCGCTTACGATTCCGGGAATAAACCCGTAGTTGCTCATGTTGAATACGTTGTAAATGGCAACTCCTGGGACGAGGCTCATACCCTCATGGAAGCGGCCAAGGCGGATCGGGTAGTTCGCGCTGAGGTCGAAGGTGCGAAGCGCTGCGTTGTTCAGCGGATTGTTGGGAGCGGAAGCGATCGCCTGCTGAACGCCATTTGCCGCTCTCAACTGCCCTGGGGTGAAGAGACCAGCAGCCACGACAGCCTGTCCTGCGGGAGTGAAGCTACCTGCGCTCGTGGCGTTGTAGTTGTTGATCAGCCTGTTAAGACCTGCCCCTTTGACCCCGTGCTCGTAGGAGCCAGGAATGGTGCCCGGGACGAGATCTCCGATGGTTCCGTCGCCGTCCACATCGGTTTGGAAGATCTGTCCGGTGTTCCCGGCGGTAGTGTCGAGAACGAGGGAGGCTGCAGAAGCGGAATAGAAGTGACCAATCATCGCGAGGTTCAGCCCGTATTTGATACCGAGACTACCGCCGAAGCTCAGCTCGTTGGTGTGATCGAGCGGGGTGCGGCCGAGGTAGCGGTTCGGGTCATCGTTGTCGAAGGCCTGCGCACCAGCGAAGAACTGGTCTGCCGGGTTCGTTCCTGCGTTGCCGCTCACGACGCGCGAGAGCGAGTAGGAGACCTGAAGATTGCTGCTCATGATGCCAGGAGCAGGATGCGACTTCTGCTGCTGAAGAACAACCTGAAGTGCATCGTAGCCGGAGCGTCCGATGGGAAGGATGAACTTACCCTGTCCGACGTTGGGGTTGGTGCCAGCGAAAGCTGCTCCAGTGGCGGGGGTAAGACCGGCATAAGAGGCGGCCGCTGAACCGAGGAAGTTCGTTCCAGAGTCCAGACCGTTGCTTGCGAAGTCGGTTATCTGTGCTCCCTGTCCTGGGTGAACAGTATTGTTTGTTTGTGCGAGTGCGCAGTTGATAGCCGCCGCCGAAGCACCTCCGGAGCAACCGAAGGCTGCGGTCGTGTTGGCGATCGCGTTTTGCCCTGCTTGGACGTTGAGGGTACGCGCCGCGCCGACATGGTTTACGTCCTGCGAGATCGGAATCTTGAGCGTCGCGTTGTGGACGTAATCGGCGCTAAGCACCACGCCCTTGAGAATCTCGCGCTGAATTCCGCCGTTGAATTGAATCGAGTACGGGCTCTTATACGGTCCGGCGTAGATGCTGTTCGCATAGAGACCGGTGGTACCGATGTAAGAAGGATTGACGCCGGCGACGCCCTTTACCGCTGCCTGGTACTCGGCCTTGATGGCGTTGACCTCAGGTGCGGCTAGCCCAATTGGCTCGTTCAGGATGGTGGAGACAGGAGTGCCGTCAGGAGCCTTAGTGACTACGCCAAAGCCAGGAAGAGTGATGCTCGATGCTCCGGCAAAGGCCAGGCCGTTGTTGAAGGCTGGGAAGTTGGATTGGACGGACGCCGTGCGGGAGTTGCCAGTGTTGTTGAAGACGCTGCTCTCGTAGAAGATACCGATTCCTCCACGGAAGGACGTCTTGTGATCTCCGGGGCTGAAGTTGAATCCAGCCTGCGGTCCGAAGTTGGCGTAGGGCTGACGGGTTTGGACGCCAAGGCCCTGCTGGTACTGATCAAACAGGGGGGTATTTCCGGTGCAACCGGAAAATTGCTGAGCTGTCGCGACACTCGAGCAGAGGGGTGTGGGAAGATCCTGATTGGCGCGGTCTGTATCGACGCTCCAGCGGAGACCTCCGGTAAGGGTGAGAGACGGGGTCGCCTTCCAGGTGTCGGCCACGTAGGCGCCAAAACGCCAGCTGGGATCGAGACCGCCGGGTAGACCGAAGCCGGGCCGCTCGGAGAAGAGGCCGTTGCCGTTGCCGATGGCGTACAACTGAGCGATATAGTCCAGAGGGTTGGCCGGATTGCCTCCAGCGACGAGGTTGCCGGGGGTAGCTGAGATATCAGTGTAGAGAGATGCTCCGAAGAAGGCTGCGAATCCGCCACTAGCAAGGCGGTTCATGTCGAAGCCGAATTTGAACGTGTGCGCTCCCCTGGTATAGCTACCGTCATAGCGGAACTGCTTGTCGGTCTGGAAGGTTCCCTGCGGAGCAAGATAGTTCGGCCCCGCATTGAGGCTGCCGATGAGGGTGACCTGGCCCAAGGTCGCAGAGGAGGGGTTATAGATGGAGTTACCGAGCGCTGCGGTTCCGTCCTCGAGGAGGTTATGGAACTTCTCCCAGCCTCCGCGGAACGAGTGGGTGAAGCGGCCGGTGGTAAAGTCTGCGCCGCCGACGATTCCCGGGACGTTGTCCCTGTTCTCGTAGACCTGATAGGGGGCCAAGCCGAAGGTGG
Coding sequences within:
- a CDS encoding YcbK family protein; protein product: MQRLRAKGVAAVAAATLMVVISGTSWAKAAKTRVHAGLRNSLRTSTRTNSHPLAITGEEVVPGVMPDELSSGTTSGELPDDGKPYQLRMTNLHTGESLDVVYRIGDTYVPEALEKLDYFLRDHYTQDVVHYEPKEFDVLHALMSRLGRASGVIQVVCGYRTPETNEALRHASVKTGVAEHSQHMEGHAIDLRVPGVSTAQLRNTALSLRAGGVGYYPVSQFVHVDVGPVREWAFGATPRKPVRRVHSAHSGTVSGE
- a CDS encoding PAS domain-containing protein, which codes for MSDSIVAKAPVTLNRRAQFRRESDAENDNLARLVALLPEAVLCFDRNWVITYANAEAVRISRIEPSDIHTKTHWQLFPETVGTALERVYRSVMQMREPRHIEHFYAPFDLWIDVHILPTEEGVALYYRDVTDRKRAESLRDSAVHQLQQIFDASPDSIVCINRNWICTFANRAALDILKTDTLIGENLWERFPSNQKEPFRSHYRTTMERRIATEFEAYYPEPLDIWFRVSARTFEDGIIIFSSDITDRKGAELLRDSAARQLRQVLETTTDAVVSLNHDWKLTYLNRRARELLSPMGELLGKNLWEKFPAAAQRNSEFHYHYHRAMDEGIPGEFEAFYPEPFNLWLAIQCRPYDDGIVLFFRDITARRQSDQVLKRQQDLLASVQQTARAATWDVDYATGKAIYGAGSYPVFGHPLVDIPDARAFKKILLPEYLPTIAAAVQAAVETGQMIVVECQVQAADGRILWIENRGQIISVDGKPASLRGLTIDITNRKKNEEALVTSEARYRVLADLNPQAIWMGAPDGSITYANQGFLDYIGLTIETLNESNWLSAFHPEDRQRILEAWTHSVATGTEYDLEVRLIRAKDGVSRWWWLRAQAVRDDSGKILHWLGVAIDIDDRKTFAETLQKRQEETERQRAELESIYQTAPVGLALFDAATLRYLRVNDRQVEIIGLPREKILGQVITDIVKLPGLKELLQTAASGRPVRSNLLHGDLPGRPGEQRTFNVSYSPVFAANGSVEAIAAVVLEVTHQKKAEAALIQSEKLAAVGRLASSISHEINNPLEAITNLLYLIALSEDLPESTRQYLQTAQSELSRVCQIATQTLRFHRQAVRATRVSAADLVDAVLNLYQGRLANSHIQVDARYATSTTILCFENDIRQVLNNLIANAIDAMRPGGGRLIVRAHDATDYSPDYPQPRQGIRITIADTGHGMSPTVKARLFEPFYTTKDLNGTGLGLWISAGIVTRHQGKLSYRSSEHPIHHGTIFSLFLPWAEVDAPVPA
- a CDS encoding glycoside hydrolase family 2 protein — encoded protein: MKQTAIRTLVFSLLLTAPAFAQNPPQSTSRTGTTLLVDVDHRPAISLDGEWHTIVDQYSTGIYTLHQELRKDGFFMNAPFDPNGNPQDYNFANAPTLHVPGDWNTQRPELLYYEGPIWYEKDFQYIAAPNTRTFLHVGAANYRTVVWVNTKKVCEHEGGFTPFDCDVTAALHDGNNFVVLSVDSTRIADGVPTLQTDWWNYGGLTRDVSLVTVPSQFIDAYDLHLSRTDHSIIEGYVHVEGASAGTPVTVTIPELQAKVESTVDANSRAAINIPAKSLSLWSPENPKLYAVEISSGPDRIEDSIGFRTIETRGTEILLNGQPVFLRGVSIHAEAPYRTGRAYSEKDVETLLGWAKELGCNYVRLAHYPHDERMTRAADRLGLMVWAEIPDYWALQFDNPAVLAKSKQQLAEMIRRDRDKASIILWSVANETPNTEARTKYLTAMVDLAHQLDPTRLVTAALLVRTEKTATGSNKIVDDPLGKALDVIGVNEYIGWYEQHAEGADTTTWEIRYDKPLIMSEWGGDAKAGNHAPSGDTHPALWTEEYQAEIYHHQIAMLNKIPQLRGTSPWILMDFRSARRVNPGLQDNFNRKGLISEQGVKKQAFFVLQKAYKDKTLGKAD
- a CDS encoding ornithine cyclodeaminase family protein, whose product is MQFFDEAQVRSVLSYDDLIPAIRQALMDFSAGRAAQPLRTVMSVAAHTGWFAVMPAVYGDIMGAKMVTFYPANADRGMHTHQAVIQLFRADTGEPLAIMDGRLITEMRTAAVSAVAVDLLAPVNAKVLGILGSGVQARSHVQALSRVRKFEEIRVWSRTERSASRFAEEVGAQVTTAEEAVSAADVVLTLTSSPEPVLFGRWLKKDAMVCAVGAVTPNRRELDDEAMRGAVVVESREAALREPGDILLAKAEVSAEIGELLQGKQLDRRDRPVVFKSVGIAIEDVASAKVVYDRISKR
- a CDS encoding TonB-dependent receptor, producing MRRLLSILMILFAAVTLSYGQATSVNGGSIQGSITDPSGATVPDATVTILAVDTGVTKTVTTDKAGFYSVGPLNPGSYTVTIAGAGFEKLSVTTVVRTGTATPGNFKLTLGSSAETVEVNAGALQVNTEQIGVSGVVTREQIDALPVNGRNILDVAQLQPGVVLQSGQTFDPTKAGYSAISVSGVGGRTTRILLDGQDITDETVGTTIYNVPSGAIQEFQLNRSTQDVSGEVTSTGQVLVATQSGTNKFHGNAFYNFQDARAGAADISGTTAPFQRNQFGGYIGGPIIKDKLFFFGGAERILQHELDAALGASPVFSSILQQFPFVPAPFTDNFSTARLDYNGPKGIHIFARGVYSVNSDFATFGLAPYQVYENRDNVPGIVGGADFTTGRFTHSFRGGWEKFHNLLEDGTAALGNSIYNPSSATLGQVTLIGSLNAGPNYLAPQGTFQTDKQFRYDGSYTRGAHTFKFGFDMNRLASGGFAAFFGASLYTDISATPGNLVAGGNPANPLDYIAQLYAIGNGNGLFSERPGFGLPGGLDPSWRFGAYVADTWKATPSLTLTGGLRWSVDTDRANQDLPTPLCSSVATAQQFSGCTGNTPLFDQYQQGLGVQTRQPYANFGPQAGFNFSPGDHKTSFRGGIGIFYESSVFNNTGNSRTASVQSNFPAFNNGLAFAGASSITLPGFGVVTKAPDGTPVSTILNEPIGLAAPEVNAIKAEYQAAVKGVAGVNPSYIGTTGLYANSIYAGPYKSPYSIQFNGGIQREILKGVVLSADYVHNATLKIPISQDVNHVGAARTLNVQAGQNAIANTTAAFGCSGGASAAAINCALAQTNNTVHPGQGAQITDFASNGLDSGTNFLGSAAASYAGLTPATGAAFAGTNPNVGQGKFILPIGRSGYDALQVVLQQQKSHPAPGIMSSNLQVSYSLSRVVSGNAGTNPADQFFAGAQAFDNDDPNRYLGRTPLDHTNELSFGGSLGIKYGLNLAMIGHFYSASAASLVLDTTAGNTGQIFQTDVDGDGTIGDLVPGTIPGSYEHGVKGAGLNRLINNYNATSAGSFTPAGQAVVAAGLFTPGQLRAANGVQQAIASAPNNPLNNAALRTFDLSANYPIRLGRFHEGMSLVPGVAIYNVFNMSNYGFIPGIVSDATGQLINVGNAAGGVPGGYFNGPSDQATLNQARTTRNSGTFDQGGPRTTEFQLKFNF
- a CDS encoding YceH family protein, translated to MQLDPIQLRVLGSLIEKEITTPENYPLSLNALVSACNQRSSRDPVLELSEEEVRQALHTLEDLALTNPVRDARVPKYEHRIRTVLNLRRDETAVLCLLMLRGPQTPGELRSRADRLYTFDDLAAVQSTLERLSARPSTSEGTPEATGPLVTILPRQPGSREARYAHLLGAPPDLAAYPVERPEAPTSSSQRLAQLETEVTTLSAALETLKSRIDEIEARLQSRAEASVSINDSSVR